In the genome of Tachysurus vachellii isolate PV-2020 chromosome 9, HZAU_Pvac_v1, whole genome shotgun sequence, one region contains:
- the LOC132851759 gene encoding ADP-ribosylation factor 5-like: protein MGLTISSIFGRLFGKKQMRILMVGLDAAGKTTILYKLKLGEIVTTIPTIGFNVETVEYRNICFTVWDVGGQDKIRPLWRHYFQNTQGLIFVVDSNDRERVAESADELSKMLQEDELRDAVLLVFANKQDLPNAMPVSELTDKLGLQSLRSRTWYVQATCATQGTGLYEGLDWLSNELSKR from the exons ATGGGTCTGACCATCTCGTCCATATTCGGGAGACTCTTTGGGAAGAAACAGATGAGAATATTAATGG tgGGTTTGGATGCAGCAGGAAAAACAACAATACTTTACAAACTGAAGCTTGGAGAAATCGTCACAACCATTCCTACTATTG GTTTTAATGTGGAGACTGTGGAGTACAGGAACATCTGCTTCACTGTGTGGGATGTTGGTGGTCAGGATAAAATCCGTCCTCTGTGGAGACATTACTTCCAGAACACTCAG GGTCTGATCTTCGTGGTGGACAgtaatgacagagagagagtggctGAGTCTGCTGATGAACTCTCCAAAATG CTGCAAGAAGATGAGCTGAGAGACGCTGTGCTGCTGGTGTTTGCTAACAAACAGGATCTGCCCAACGCCATGCCGGTCAGCGAGCTCACAGATAAACTGGGCCTGCAGAGTTTGCGCAGCCGAACg TGGTACGTTCAGGCCACATGCGCTACACAAGGAACTGGACTCTATGAAGGACTGGACTGGTTATCCAACGAGCTGTCTAAACGCTAG